Proteins encoded by one window of Vigna radiata var. radiata cultivar VC1973A chromosome 5, Vradiata_ver6, whole genome shotgun sequence:
- the LOC106761037 gene encoding chromophore lyase CRL, chloroplastic, producing MGSGSGSDSNGWNRARGLAVKTLLLIGGALLVKRLRKSTTRWDHAHFVSKALTGQKYSKDQASRDPDNYFNIRMLTCPAAELVDGSKVLYFEQAFWRSPQKPFRQRFFMVKPCPKELKCDVEVCAYAIRDMEEYKNFCDRPRDQRPQPEEVIGDIAEHLTAVHLKRCSRGKRCLYEGSTPPGGFPNSWNGASYCTSELAIMKNNEIHTWDRGYDDDGNQVWGQKEGPYEFKPAPTSSFNDMFSPLNFPPPPSMERRIEGSFVLQE from the exons ATGGGTTCGGGTTCGGGGTCCGATTCCAATGGATGGAACCGTGCCCGAGGCTTGGCGGTTAAGACTCTGCTACTCATTGGTGGTGCACTTCTTGTCAAGCGACTGCGCAAGTCCACCACGCGCTGGGACCATGCTCATTTCGTCTCTAAGGCCCTCACCGGCCAAAAG TATTCAAAGGACCAAGCTTCCAGAGACCCTGATAACTATTTCAATATTAG AATGCTTACATGCCCCGCCGCAGAGCTAGTGGATGGTTCCAAGGTGTTGTATTTTGAACAG GCTTTTTGGAGGAGTCCACAAAAACCCTTTCGGCAG AGGTTTTTTATGGTGAAACCTTGTCCGAAAGAGTTGAAATGTGACGTTGAGGTATgt GCATATGCCATTAGAGACATGGAGGAGTACAAAAATTTCTGTGATCGGCCAAGGGATCAGCGTCCACAGCCAGAAGAAGTCATCGGG GATATTGCAGAACATTTGACAGCGGTACATCTTAAGCGTTGTTCACGCGGAAAACGTTGCTTATATGAAGGTTCAACCCCACCTGGTGGATTTCCTAATTCATGG AATGGAGCAAGCTACTGTACTTCAGAACTTGCAATTATGAAGAACAACGAGATACACACCTGGGATAGGGGTTATGATGACGATGGAAATCAA GTCTGGGGACAGAAAGAAGGCCCTTATGAGTTTAAGCCTGCACCAACCTCCAGTTTTAATGATATGTTTTCTCCCTTGAACTTCCCCCCTCCACCGTCCATGGAAAGAAGAATAGAGGGCTCATTTGTTTTGCAAGAATGA